One genomic window of Oceanotoga teriensis includes the following:
- a CDS encoding type I phosphomannose isomerase catalytic subunit encodes MYPLKFEFIPIKKIWAGKKLNNIKNVDKGIGITWDFSAHKTADCKIKNGKFKGETLTELIKNNSDDILGKNINQKDLVRVAYLDADEHLSIQVHPDNNYALKIENDNGKTETWYIVDADEGAYLYAGTSLKKKSEVIKAIEDNNLENFLNRIYVKKGDVVSIPAGTIHALGKGILAIEVGQNSNITYRLYDFGRGRDLDIKKSLDVIDIKSQGVIVKNIDIERENYVIRKTCKEVYTMNIIDVQKYYNGNEENKFKVYTCVNGEFNLKYKKECETIKNGESIFIAANFKNYLFEGLGTLIESYVTTNY; translated from the coding sequence ATGTATCCTTTAAAGTTTGAATTTATACCTATTAAAAAAATATGGGCTGGAAAAAAATTAAATAATATAAAAAATGTAGATAAAGGAATTGGAATAACTTGGGATTTCAGTGCTCATAAAACAGCTGATTGTAAGATAAAAAATGGTAAATTTAAAGGTGAAACTTTAACAGAGTTAATAAAAAATAATTCTGATGATATTCTTGGAAAAAATATTAATCAAAAAGATCTTGTAAGAGTTGCTTATTTGGATGCTGATGAACATCTTTCAATACAAGTTCATCCAGATAATAATTATGCTTTAAAAATCGAGAATGATAATGGAAAAACAGAAACTTGGTATATAGTTGATGCCGATGAAGGTGCCTATTTGTATGCAGGAACATCATTAAAGAAAAAAAGTGAAGTTATTAAGGCTATTGAAGATAATAATTTAGAAAATTTTTTGAATAGAATTTATGTAAAAAAAGGTGATGTTGTATCTATTCCGGCCGGAACAATACATGCTCTTGGAAAAGGAATATTGGCAATAGAAGTTGGACAGAATAGTAATATAACCTATAGATTATATGATTTTGGTAGAGGTAGAGATTTGGATATAAAAAAGTCTTTAGATGTTATAGATATAAAATCTCAAGGAGTTATAGTAAAAAACATAGATATAGAAAGAGAAAATTATGTGATTAGAAAAACGTGTAAAGAGGTTTATACTATGAATATTATAGATGTACAAAAATACTATAATGGGAATGAAGAAAATAAGTTTAAGGTTTATACTTGTGTAAATGGTGAGTTTAATTTGAAATATAAAAAAGAATGTGAAACTATTAAAAATGGTGAAAGTATATTTATAGCTGCCAATTTCAAGAATTATTTATTTGAAGGTTTAGGTACATTAATAGAAAGTTATGTAACTACCAACTATTAA
- a CDS encoding GntR family transcriptional regulator, which yields MFKPQELNKKSPVPLYYQLQQIIVTAIKNKYFLEGDILPTEIELSEMFKISRPTVRQALKNLVEKGYLYRIKGKGTFVTKPKVTQEYTRFIESYNSSMLKNGLIPKTIVLDKKVLKADNIISKKLQIKEGEEVIKLKRVRYANHLKEEEVIFDTNKPILVTTVYTPKKIFPELLNYDFEVFSFYEVLEKNNLKVKKVIRELEAKNIDKENAEILEINENDAVTVISSIGYLEDGQPIEFSTSIYPGERNKFIIEISK from the coding sequence ATGTTTAAACCACAAGAACTTAACAAAAAATCTCCAGTTCCATTATATTATCAGCTTCAGCAAATAATAGTTACAGCTATAAAAAATAAATACTTTTTAGAAGGCGATATATTACCAACTGAAATAGAGTTGAGTGAAATGTTTAAGATAAGTAGACCTACTGTAAGACAAGCTCTCAAAAATCTTGTTGAAAAAGGATATTTATACAGAATAAAAGGAAAAGGAACTTTTGTTACAAAGCCTAAAGTAACACAAGAATATACAAGATTTATAGAAAGTTATAATAGTTCCATGTTAAAAAATGGGTTGATTCCTAAAACAATAGTTTTAGATAAGAAAGTTTTAAAAGCTGATAATATCATATCTAAGAAATTGCAAATAAAAGAGGGCGAAGAAGTAATAAAATTAAAAAGAGTTAGATATGCCAATCATTTAAAAGAAGAAGAAGTAATTTTTGATACTAATAAACCCATACTTGTCACAACTGTGTATACACCAAAAAAAATATTTCCCGAACTATTAAATTATGATTTTGAAGTTTTTTCTTTTTATGAAGTTTTAGAAAAAAATAATTTAAAAGTTAAAAAAGTTATAAGAGAGCTTGAAGCAAAAAATATAGATAAAGAAAACGCTGAAATACTTGAAATAAATGAAAATGATGCGGTAACTGTTATATCTTCTATAGGATATTTAGAAGATGGACAGCCTATAGAATTTTCTACAAGTATTTATCCTGGAGAAAGAAATAAATTTATAATAGAAATTTCAAAATAA
- a CDS encoding cache domain-containing protein produces the protein MSLKKQVILLLIFLIAIPMGIFTLYITISSYQNATSSANVRILADIQGKSQIITNYFEPLTSLVNFMAIDPNVKGAYKNEFDERIWMYKTFDNVLKTYPQVISIYLGLSDGEILIKPDAELPEGFDVTTRDWYKKALEDNKNIIYTPPYIDAVTNDLIISMSKSIQNEETVGILGIDFSLKSLTEDLKKSDFETSYSFILDKDGNAVLHPKTENIGINMANLAESDPIEGDSGYIEYEFEKIKKVAFYSKIYGTDWFVFTTVNKSEIYEKDRAKFITMFIIGIGFTIFGAIIGYFFIKNKITNPLDKVLDGIEKLGKGILKNEEIDINSKNEIGKLAKAINKTTDSLRHLIKNIDSAGKGFSVVADEIRKLAEDSQNATEEIAKILNEIKNDAKLVDTETFEVVNSINSVNKGIFEISKQFENITNHIYSMNEQ, from the coding sequence ATGTCACTAAAAAAACAAGTTATTTTACTATTAATTTTTCTTATAGCTATCCCTATGGGAATCTTTACATTATACATAACAATAAGTTCTTATCAAAATGCCACAAGTAGTGCAAATGTTAGAATACTCGCAGATATTCAAGGAAAATCACAAATAATAACTAATTATTTTGAACCTTTAACATCCCTTGTAAACTTTATGGCCATAGACCCCAATGTAAAAGGTGCATATAAAAACGAATTTGATGAAAGAATTTGGATGTATAAAACTTTTGATAATGTATTAAAAACATATCCTCAAGTCATATCAATATACTTAGGTCTTTCAGATGGAGAAATATTAATAAAACCGGATGCAGAACTTCCTGAAGGGTTTGATGTAACTACGAGAGATTGGTATAAAAAAGCTTTAGAAGATAATAAAAATATAATATATACACCCCCTTATATAGATGCAGTGACTAATGATCTCATAATTTCTATGTCTAAATCGATTCAAAATGAAGAAACTGTAGGAATTTTAGGAATAGATTTCAGTCTAAAATCATTGACTGAAGATCTTAAAAAATCTGATTTTGAAACTTCATATTCATTTATATTAGATAAAGATGGAAATGCTGTTTTGCATCCTAAAACTGAAAACATTGGAATTAATATGGCAAATTTAGCTGAATCAGATCCGATCGAGGGTGATTCGGGTTACATAGAATATGAATTTGAAAAAATAAAAAAAGTTGCTTTTTATTCAAAAATTTATGGTACTGATTGGTTTGTATTCACAACAGTTAATAAAAGCGAAATATATGAAAAAGATAGAGCTAAATTTATAACCATGTTCATAATAGGTATAGGTTTTACAATATTTGGTGCAATAATAGGATATTTTTTCATAAAAAATAAAATAACAAATCCATTAGATAAAGTATTAGATGGAATAGAAAAACTTGGGAAAGGAATATTGAAAAATGAAGAAATAGATATAAATTCAAAAAATGAAATAGGAAAACTTGCAAAAGCTATAAATAAAACAACAGATTCATTAAGACATTTAATAAAAAATATAGATTCAGCTGGAAAAGGATTTTCAGTAGTCGCAGATGAAATTAGAAAGCTTGCAGAAGATTCACAAAATGCTACAGAAGAGATAGCTAAAATTTTAAATGAAATAAAAAATGATGCTAAATTAGTGGATACAGAAACATTTGAAGTAGTGAATTCAATAAATAGTGTAAATAAAGGAATATTTGAAATATCTAAACAATTTGAGAACATAACGAATCACATATACTCGATGAATGAACAGTAG
- a CDS encoding LacI family DNA-binding transcriptional regulator has translation MKRINSKDVAKEAGVSQSTVSMILNNKKGANFKKETIEKVMNAVEKLNYKPNILARNMKMNLANSIGIVISKYIDSFLIPNILEGIRKICIKNQNSITICNWEYKQQTPDYIEYYQQKRIDGLIYVATIDENIKQISNELNALKIPFVTIIAGYDIPQITTITYNLYKGAFESTKHLIEKKYKNILYISPENLNYGEMDRIKGYKEVISNFKLKENIIYIKDYKNANIEIEKYLKQNKNIDSVIASHTYLAYNAMKSAVKLNKKIPKDFGIISCDHNSYAPYTQIPLSTADIPLIEMGEKSAEILFKKIKKEKHIKKFQCEPKLTIRESSSRE, from the coding sequence ATGAAGAGAATAAATAGTAAAGATGTTGCAAAAGAAGCAGGTGTATCTCAGTCGACTGTATCTATGATACTGAATAATAAAAAAGGAGCAAACTTTAAAAAAGAAACCATTGAAAAAGTTATGAATGCAGTAGAAAAATTAAATTATAAGCCTAATATACTTGCAAGAAATATGAAAATGAACCTTGCAAATTCAATTGGGATTGTTATTTCAAAATATATAGATTCATTTTTGATACCCAATATTCTGGAAGGAATTAGAAAAATATGCATAAAAAATCAAAATAGTATAACCATATGTAATTGGGAATATAAACAACAAACTCCTGACTATATAGAATATTATCAACAAAAAAGAATAGATGGATTAATATATGTAGCAACAATAGATGAAAATATAAAACAAATATCAAACGAATTAAATGCTTTAAAAATACCATTTGTGACAATAATTGCTGGTTATGATATACCACAAATAACAACTATTACATATAATTTATACAAAGGAGCATTCGAATCTACAAAACATTTAATAGAAAAAAAATATAAAAATATACTATATATATCCCCTGAAAATTTAAACTATGGTGAAATGGATAGAATAAAGGGGTACAAAGAAGTTATTTCAAATTTCAAATTAAAAGAAAACATAATATATATAAAAGATTATAAAAATGCAAATATAGAAATAGAAAAATATCTAAAGCAAAATAAAAATATAGATTCTGTAATAGCATCACATACATATCTCGCATATAATGCGATGAAAAGTGCTGTAAAATTGAATAAAAAAATACCAAAAGACTTTGGAATAATATCATGTGATCACAATAGTTATGCTCCATACACTCAAATTCCTTTAAGTACAGCGGATATACCCTTAATAGAAATGGGAGAAAAGTCTGCTGAAATACTTTTTAAAAAAATAAAAAAAGAAAAACATATAAAAAAATTCCAATGTGAACCTAAGTTAACCATAAGAGAGTCTTCTTCAAGAGAGTAG
- a CDS encoding NAD(P)/FAD-dependent oxidoreductase has translation MDYDVVIIGTGPSGLFAAANIKNKKVLIIEKNDEIGKKFLISGSGQCNLTHYEDIKQFITHYGERKNYVKKQLFRFTNYDTINYFQKYGMNFIIDKNGKYFPKTKKSKDILNILINIIKGNNYTIKTSEKVKSIKKEKDFIIKTNKSEYKSKMVIIATGGKSYPNLGTNGDGYEFAKKFGHNIITPKPALTNIKIKNFDMQELSGTSFKNAKIKISDKKQNINDLLITHQGFSGPCILDFSRYLNENQKIKISFINLKNKELFKEDINKKIKKSNDNLFSILKEYELTKRFIDYIENKIKINPKQKSHNIDKRTKDKITDFLIDHEYTIDELGNFDNAMVTNGGIDTKEINPKNMESKIIKNLYFAGEVIDVDGDTGGYNIQYAFSTAWVISEYLNSLN, from the coding sequence ATGGATTATGATGTTGTAATAATAGGTACAGGCCCTTCAGGGTTGTTTGCTGCAGCAAATATAAAAAATAAAAAAGTATTAATAATAGAAAAAAATGATGAAATTGGTAAAAAATTTTTAATATCTGGATCTGGACAATGTAATTTAACACATTATGAAGATATAAAACAATTTATAACACATTATGGAGAAAGAAAAAATTATGTAAAAAAACAACTTTTTAGATTTACTAATTATGATACTATAAATTATTTTCAAAAATATGGTATGAATTTCATAATAGATAAAAATGGAAAATATTTTCCAAAAACAAAGAAATCTAAAGACATTTTAAATATATTGATTAATATAATAAAAGGAAATAATTATACAATAAAAACTTCGGAAAAAGTAAAAAGTATAAAAAAAGAAAAAGACTTCATAATAAAAACAAATAAATCAGAATATAAATCAAAAATGGTAATAATAGCTACTGGTGGTAAATCTTACCCAAATTTAGGTACAAATGGTGATGGATATGAATTTGCAAAAAAATTTGGTCATAATATAATAACACCAAAACCAGCCCTTACAAATATAAAAATAAAAAATTTTGATATGCAAGAACTTTCCGGTACATCTTTCAAAAATGCAAAAATAAAAATATCTGATAAAAAACAAAATATCAATGATTTACTCATTACACATCAAGGATTTTCAGGACCTTGTATACTCGATTTTTCGAGATATTTAAATGAAAATCAAAAAATAAAGATTTCTTTTATAAATTTAAAAAATAAAGAATTATTCAAAGAAGATATAAATAAAAAAATAAAAAAATCTAATGACAATTTATTTTCAATACTTAAAGAATATGAACTAACAAAAAGATTTATAGATTATATAGAAAACAAAATAAAAATAAATCCAAAACAAAAATCACATAATATCGATAAAAGAACAAAAGATAAGATAACAGATTTTCTAATAGATCATGAATATACAATAGATGAACTCGGAAATTTTGATAATGCAATGGTTACAAATGGAGGAATTGACACTAAAGAGATAAATCCTAAAAATATGGAATCGAAAATTATTAAAAATCTATATTTTGCAGGTGAAGTTATAGATGTAGATGGAGATACAGGAGGCTATAATATACAATATGCTTTTAGCACAGCTTGGGTCATATCAGAATATTTAAACAGTTTAAATTGA